CCGGAGGAGGAGCTTGCGCGCGCGCCGGAGTCCACGTGCAGCCCCGGCGTTGCCGCGCCCGTGGCTGAAGCGTCCGCAGTTACCGCGACGCCGGCCGCTACGGCGGCGACGCCGGCTGATTCCGCGGCGCGCGCGGCCGCGGCACCGCCTGATGCCGGCGCGTTTGCGTGCGCGAACGAGGGGCCCGGTGCCGCGCCTGCGGTCTCACCCGAGGCACCGCCTGCGCCGGAGGCACCGCCTGCGCCAGGGACGCGCCTGGAGCGAGCCGAGGCGTCTCATGCACATAGCAACGTTCGCGTGGATGAACGAGCCCGGAGGCACGGAGGCCCGTCCGATCCATATAGACGACTGCCTAAAGAAAGGGGGGACTGGAGGAAGGCTGGGCCCGCCTTCCTCAGGTCTTCAAGAGAAAGCTCCACGAGGAGCTTGAAAGGAGGCTCACAGATGATTGACATAACGCAGATCGTGGACCAGAAAGCAACGATCAAGGTGGAGAGGGTCATTGGCCACGGCACGAAGGAGGTGCTGCTGGAGGAGACGAAGACCGTGCCGGCCATCAAGATAGTTGAGATCGTTCCTGTTCTCACCAACGTCCGGTCCATCGTGAAGAACGGGAAGGTCATCGTTCAGGGCACCGTTCATAAGCAGATCTTTTACATCGGCACGGATAACCTCGAGCACCATCTCGCAGAGGACATCGATTTCAGCGAGCTCGTCGACGTGGTGCCGCTCGACCCGGCGCGTCCGGTGACTGAGGGCATGAACCAGCGCGACATGTCCGTCATCGAGAACAACGTGTTCGAGTTCGACCCGGCGACCGGCACTCTTACCCAGAAGATCGTGCTCAGGCTCCAGGTGAAGGTGACGGACACAGAGCAACTCGCGGTTGCGTTGTCGCCCTACGGCACCTTCATCAAGGCTGCCGTGGTCGTAGGGGAGGCGACCAAGCAGAAGTTCATCGAAGAGACGAAGACATTGCCTGCCACCAAGGTGATCGAGATCATCCCGCGCATTTCCAATATAAAGCACATAGTCAAGAACGGTAAGGTCATAGTGCAGGGCACGCTTCACAAGCAGATATTCTACGTGGGCACCGATGACCTCGTTCACCACATCGCCGAGGACATAGGGTTCAGCGACCTAGTCGAGGTGCCACCGTTGAACCCTAACTTCCCGGTGCAGGAGGGCATGGACTCGCAGGACCACTCCGTCGTCGACAACCTCGTATTCGAGTTCGACCCGGCGACAGGGACTCTGACGCAGAAGATAATACTCCTCCTGGGCGTGAAGGTCACCGAGACGGAGCAGATACCGGTTGCCGTCGACCCGTACGGCACGGTGATTGCGGCTGACCTCGTGGTAGGGCATGGCACGAAGCAGAAGCTCATCGAGGAGACGAAGACCTTGGCAGCCACGAAGATCGTAGACGTGGAGGCCAGGATCAGCGAGATCAGCTCGATCGTGAAGAACGGCAAGGTGATAGTGCAGGGGATCGTGCACAAGCAGATCTTCTACGTTGGCACCGACGACCTCGTCCATCACCTCGCGGAGGACCTGCCCTTCAGCGAGATGGTGGAGGTCACGCCGATAAACCCGGAGGTGCCCGTGCGCGAGGGCATGGATGAGCAGGATCACTCGTTCATCGAGAACATCGTCTGGGAATTCGACCCGGCGACAGGCAGCTTCACAGAGAAGATCGTGATCCGGATAGACGTGAAGGTTACCCAATTCGGGCAGATCGGAGTGGTCATCGACCCGTAACGAAGCCCGCGGCGTAGCGCAGCAGGACAGCTCGGCAGCGGGTCCGCAGGGCGCTACGCCATGCTGCGACGAACTTGGGGCGCAGAAGACGGGGGCGCACGATGGCGGCGCGCGGGGAGGGCACGCGCTGACGGCGCGTGCGGGGGCGCGCCCGGGGATGCGGCGAATGCACGAGGAGCGCGGTGACTGCACTGCACGAGGGGCAGACCGGGCAGGTATCGGGAATGGTACCTGCCTTTCCCACGTATAAAGGGTAAAAACGGGGAGGAGGCGGGGACGTGCGGGTTCTTCTGCAGAGCAGGGCTGATCTTCTCACCCTTCCGGCTGGCGACACGATCCAGGTCCTCGAGACCCAAAAGGCCCTTTGCGCGCTTGGGGTGGACGCCAAGTACAGCGGGGATCTCGCGCCGGACCTCGAAGGCTACGACCTGGTGCATCTGTTCAACCTGACGAGGGTGGCCGAAACCGCCGCTCAGTGCGAGAACGCTGTGCGACGCGGCAAGCCGGTGGTGGTATCGCCCATTTACTGGAACCCGGAGGAGTACATTCTCCACGAGAGTCCCCGGTTGCAGGCGGCGCTGCTGAAGTACTGGCGCCAGGATGACCCGTTGCGTCGCAGGGTGGTGCAGTCTGCGGCGATGCTCCTGCCCAATGCCGAGGCCGAGATGCGCCTCATCGAGAGAGACCTTGGGGTGACAGCGCCGTTCCGCGTGGTGCCGAACGCGGCCGACCCGGCCTTCGCGCGAGCGGACGCGAGGGAGTTCCTGTCGAGGTTCGGGCTGACGGATTTCGTGCTCTGCTGCGCCAGGATCTCGCCCAGGAAGAACCAGCTCGCGTTGGTGAGAGCGACGCGCGGCTTGGGATTCCCAGTGGTCTTCATAGGCCCGGTGAACGACCCGTTCTACCTCGAGGCCTGCAGGAAAGAAGCTGACCAGTCCCACCATTTCCTCGGCTTCATGCCCCAGACGCAGCTGGGCAGCGCGTATGCAGCGGCCCGGGTCCACGTGTTGCCGAGCTGGTTTGAAACGCCCGGCCTTGCCAGTCTCGAAGCCGCGCTGGCCGGGTGCAACATCGTATCGACGGACAGGGGGACGGCCCGGGAATACTTCGGGGATCTCGCCTGGTACTGCGATCCCGCCGACGTGGGCTCCATCAGGGAGGCGGTGACGGCCGCCTATCGGGCGCCGCGGCGGCGGGAGTTGGCGGCTGTTGTGAGGACCCGCTTCACCTGGGAACGCGCGGCGCGGGAGACCGCCGAGGCTTATGCCCAGGTCTTGGCGGGGTCCGGGCGCGGGCGATGGGGCCCGGGAGCCGCGGCGCCCCGAGGCCGAATACAGGGCTCGAGCCGCGAATAGCCATTTCAATGCACCGCACCAACGAGCGAGCGCGATGCGCGCACGAGGATTTCACAGTGAGCATGAGCACGCGGATCCCACACAAGGGCCTATGCGTGAAAACGGAGACCCTCCGTGTCGAGCGGGTCGTGTGCCGGCTCGCACGCGAGGTCACCATCGAGTCCCGCCACCCGGCACCAGAGGACGTGCGCCAAGCCGTGGGCATCGCCGTGGATGTGAGGGGGCCGTCGTGGGACGTTTTCCGCGGCTCGGCCCTTGCTTCCGCGACGATCACTGTATGGGCGTACTGTCTGACGGAAGGGGGGCTCATGCGCGCGCTCTCCTGGGCGGAGGACCTTCGCGTTCTAATGGAGGATGCTGCCCTGCAGCCCGGCATGCGCGTCGAGGCCCGCGTGAGCGCGGAGCCCCAAGAGGCGCTGGTTGTTCTGGAGGAGGACTCTGCCTTTGCCCCCGAAACCCGAGCGGAATCACACGCGGCAGCCGCGATCCCCCGGAGCGGCCGACAGGTACTGGTCGTGACGACGGTTCACATCGAG
This is a stretch of genomic DNA from Bacillota bacterium. It encodes these proteins:
- a CDS encoding DUF3794 domain-containing protein; translation: MIDITQIVDQKATIKVERVIGHGTKEVLLEETKTVPAIKIVEIVPVLTNVRSIVKNGKVIVQGTVHKQIFYIGTDNLEHHLAEDIDFSELVDVVPLDPARPVTEGMNQRDMSVIENNVFEFDPATGTLTQKIVLRLQVKVTDTEQLAVALSPYGTFIKAAVVVGEATKQKFIEETKTLPATKVIEIIPRISNIKHIVKNGKVIVQGTLHKQIFYVGTDDLVHHIAEDIGFSDLVEVPPLNPNFPVQEGMDSQDHSVVDNLVFEFDPATGTLTQKIILLLGVKVTETEQIPVAVDPYGTVIAADLVVGHGTKQKLIEETKTLAATKIVDVEARISEISSIVKNGKVIVQGIVHKQIFYVGTDDLVHHLAEDLPFSEMVEVTPINPEVPVREGMDEQDHSFIENIVWEFDPATGSFTEKIVIRIDVKVTQFGQIGVVIDP
- a CDS encoding glycosyltransferase family 4 protein is translated as MRVLLQSRADLLTLPAGDTIQVLETQKALCALGVDAKYSGDLAPDLEGYDLVHLFNLTRVAETAAQCENAVRRGKPVVVSPIYWNPEEYILHESPRLQAALLKYWRQDDPLRRRVVQSAAMLLPNAEAEMRLIERDLGVTAPFRVVPNAADPAFARADAREFLSRFGLTDFVLCCARISPRKNQLALVRATRGLGFPVVFIGPVNDPFYLEACRKEADQSHHFLGFMPQTQLGSAYAAARVHVLPSWFETPGLASLEAALAGCNIVSTDRGTAREYFGDLAWYCDPADVGSIREAVTAAYRAPRRRELAAVVRTRFTWERAARETAEAYAQVLAGSGRGRWGPGAAAPRGRIQGSSRE